In Zingiber officinale cultivar Zhangliang chromosome 6A, Zo_v1.1, whole genome shotgun sequence, a single genomic region encodes these proteins:
- the LOC121995985 gene encoding caskin-1-like translates to MDAASADSSLSLVVDNVAVVSAASDDARPPSPATSPGAGSRVKLMVSYGGRIQPRPHDNTRLAYVGGETKILALDRSARLLALLAKLAAVAPTAPDPVCIKYQIPGEDLDALVSVTDDDDLEHMMIEYDRILRAASSTSPRTSARLRLFLFPVGPPPPPPSAALLDASNTVPVRPPSRQPSPSPDFLFGFDDGFVPPPAVKVAVDPPPPTIVLEDQPTEAPAKSDPDKDEPNLRIKVSAEPVATAQAVVTVAETERHVYPKNLPPLIPRNTSQDALPLVHPSDFRVPSPPHWPDTVGRFPSLSPGIDQTGYLLQATPGMYPGFFPTPPRMTANAVGGGAEAYAGGGKLAYDSAGRLVYCTPVVPSYRTVTSVALKPVESTVTASRPPQIA, encoded by the coding sequence ATGGATGCCGCCAGCGCCGATTCCTCCCTTTCCTTGGTGGTTGACAATGTCGCCGTCGTTTCCGCCGCCTCCGACGACGCTCGGCCGCCGTCCCCGGCTACTTCGCCCGGCGCTGGCAGTCGCGTCAAGCTAATGGTTAGTTACGGCGGCCGCATCCAGCCCCGCCCTCACGACAACACCCGCCTCGCCTACGTTGGCGGAGAAACCAAGATCCTGGCGCTCGACCGATCCGCCCGCCTACTCGCCCTCCTCGCCAAACTCGCCGCCGTCGCTCCCACGGCTCCTGACCCAGTTTGCATCAAGTACCAGATCCCTGGCGAGGACCTCGACGCCCTCGTCTCCGTCACCGACGACGACGACCTCGAGCACATGATGATCGAGTACGATCGCATCCTCCGCGCCGCCTCTTCCACCTCGCCCAGGACTTCCGCCCGTCTCCGCCTGTTCCTCTTCCCCGTCGGGCCCCCTCCTCCGCCCCCTTCGGCCGCCTTGCTGGACGCCTCTAATACCGTTCCCGTTCGTCCTCCTTCCAGGCAGCCCTCGCCGAGCCCCGACTTTCTCTTCGGCTTCGATGACGGCTTCGTTCCTCCCCCCGCCGTGAAGGTCGCTGTAGATCCGCCGCCGCCGACGATCGTGCTGGAGGACCAACCCACCGAGGCGCCGGCGAAGTCAGATCCGGACAAGGACGAACCAAACCTCCGGATCAAGGTAAGCGCGGAACCAGTCGCCACCGCACAAGCGGTGGTCACGGTGGCGGAGACCGAACGCCACGTGTACCCCAAGAACCTCCCCCCTCTCATCCCGCGGAACACAAGCCAAGACGCCCTGCCCCTGGTTCATCCCTCCGACTTCCGAGTCCCATCGCCGCCGCATTGGCCGGATACGGTCGGCAGATTCCCATCGTTGTCACCCGGCATCGACCAAACGGGGTACCTGCTCCAGGCCACGCCGGGGATGTACCCAGGATTCTTCCCCACGCCGCCCAGGATGACTGCGAACGCAGTCGGAGGAGGTGCGGAGGCGTATGCCGGAGGAGGAAAACTGGCGTACGATAGCGCAGGGCGTTTGGTCTACTGTACGCCAGTGGTGCCATCGTATCGGACCGTCACGAGCGTCGCGCTTAAACCGGTTGAGTCCACCGTAACGGCTTCCAGACCGCCCCAAATTGCCTAA
- the LOC121993770 gene encoding F-box protein PP2-B11-like: MGDPGMEEVLPQGCIAHALSFTSPRDACRASTVSTTLLSAAASDAVWDRFLPADLQSVLARADRPVDCCSKRDLFFRLCDEPVLVDGGKMTFSLDRSSGAKCYMLSARALSIQRGDTEHCWRWVSQSDSRFLEVAELINVCWLEVQGKIHSKTLSSKTTYAAYLIFKLSDHSYGLGHPLQEASVKIGTQSSTTAICLQLSDMYAHLHARRHRVAQFGQGLCSRQRLLTIEGTQEAEEEVEGVGGRVPRPRDDGWMEIELGEFYNDREEGEDGEVHIHLLEVKGGHWKNGLIIEGIQIRPKRSTTRSKGLSNLTVYDRSSSATRPRPVAFRH, translated from the exons ATGGGCGACCCAGGAATGGAGGAGGTGCTTCCCCAAGGCTGCATCGCACACGCCCTCTCCTTCACGTCGCCCCGCGACGCCTGCCGCGCCTCCACCGTCTCCACCACTTTGCTATCCGCGGCGGCTTCGGACGCCGTCTGGGACCGCTTTCTCCCCGCCGATCTGCAGTCCGTACTCGCCCGCGCCGACCGCCCCGTCGACTGTTGCTCCAAGAGGGATCTCTTCTTCCGCCTCTGCGACGAGCCGGTGCTCGTGGACGGCGGCAAGATG acTTTCTCACTGGATAGATCGAGCGGAGCAAAATGTTACATGCTTTCAGCCAGAGCGTTGTCGATTCAGCGGGGAGACACAGAGCACTGCTGGCGCTGGGTTTCACAATCTGATTCCAG GTTCTTAGAGGTTGCTGAACTAATCAATGTGTGCTGGTTGGAGGTTCAAGGAAAGATCCATAGTAAAACCCTTTCTTCAAAAACAACATATGCCGCCTATCTGATATTCAAACTCTCCGATCACTCTTACGGTCTGGGTCATCCGCTTCAGGAGGCATCGGTGAAGATCGGAACACAGTCGTCTACTACTGCAATTTGCTTGCAGCTCAGTGACATGTATGCTCATTTGCACGCTCGGAGACATAGGGTGGCTCAGTTCGGGCAGGGTTTATGTTCGCGGCAACGACTGTTGACCATCGAAGGAACTCAAGAGGCAGAAGAGGAAGTCGAGGGAGTCGGTGGGCGTGTTCCACGGCCGAGGGATGATGGATGGATGGAAATTGAATTAGGGGAGTTCTATAACGATAGGGAAGAGGGTGAGGATGGGGAGGTGCACATTCATTTGTTAGAAGTGAAAGGAGGGCATTGGAAGAATGGTCTAATAATTGAAGGGATTCAAATAAGGCCTAAGAGATCTACTACCAGGTCCAAAGGTTTGTCGAACTTAACCGTTTACGATCGATCAAGCTCTGCTACTAGGCCGAGGCCGGTTGCATTTCGACACTAA
- the LOC121995986 gene encoding uncharacterized protein LOC121995986 has product MACCASIPSCTLLRVQSICCETEPLFVNRRNIYARVLGSWHLRKVDLISQFRFSTPFLANVFFDTSSKTVRCMKKSSPKCFGVGMLITPKNSVADNWIPIVDQMLLTISVIFAYLAGVVPKDRTFPNVGSNTAGPSYDAATSSNGRSTESISNNYWHEISGKLMDALSTIKDDHAFSTKVYEDLYYSKRSPLNMFAINEGPRLRLIWVTLQQLQNKVNAIPENSKFVTRDVWLKISSKIVTGVILPVCTEWLRVEHDLEIGESNVNLPSKIIGKLKEDDRILQNINRVGKSELYSDLIFFLRFGSPSPWCCCDSTLLPQHGADILEDMIVMLADTIASIYVEVISIDSDIFTEMNVFGLTLCSMSTRTLQKLRNEVLLNQWLQENFESVISMYEDRFELHVLQRELFDNPEHKESSNLTWWKNLPFKKSAVPSLVPYVRISQFSLPVKRMKELRALTGWRYCFSLYLEFCDISMPFFRAAFTKVSNAVSFLLVCMIGRSVGLIFSGIRQSLGWR; this is encoded by the exons ATGGCATGTTGTGCTTCTATACCTTCTTGCACTCTACTACGGGTCCAAAGTATATGTTGTGAAACAGAACCTCTCTTTGTCAACAGAAGGAATATCTATGCTAGGGTGTTAGGAAG TTGGCACCTCAGGAAAGTTGATCTTATTAGTCAGTTCAGATTTTCTACACCATTTTTGGCAAATGTTTTTTTTGATACATCCTCAAAAACAGTTCGATGCATGAAGAAGAGCTCCCCTAAATGTTTTGGTGTGGGGATGCTGATAACTCCTAAAAACAGTGTGGCAGACAATTGGATTCCTATCGTTGACCAAATGCTTCTAACAATCAGTGTGATCTTTGCATACTTAGCTGGGGTAGTTCCAAAGGACAGGACATTTCCTAATGTAGGAAGCAACACAGCAGGCCCATCTTATGATGCTGCTACGTCCAGCAATGGTAG ATCAACTGAGTCTATCTCAAACAATTACTGGCATGAAATAAGCGGGAAACTTATGGATGCTTTGAGCACTATCAAAGACGATCATGCTTTCAGTACCAAAGTTTATGAAGATCTTTATTACAGCAAAAGGAGTCCCTTGAATATGTTTGCTATTAATGAAGGTCCTAGGTTGCGCTTGATTTGGGTTACTTTACAGCAGCTGCAAAATAAG GTCAATGCTATCCCAGAAAACAGTAAATTTGTTACCCGTGATGTCTGGTTAAAAATTTCATCAAAAATTGTAACAGGAGTAATTTTACCAGTTTGCACGGAATGGCTCAGAGTAGAACACGATCTGGAAATTGGAGAATCCAATGTG AATCTACCTTCCAAAATTATTGGTAAATTGAAGGAAGATGACAGAATATTACAAAACATAAATAGAGTGGGCAAGAGTGAACTATATTCAGACCTGATATTCTTTCTTAGATTTGGTTCACCCAG tCCTTGGTGCTGTTGTGATAGTACGCTTCTGCCACAACATGGAGCCGATATTTTAGAAGACATGATCGTGATGTTGGCTGATACCATAGCTAGCATATATGTGGAAGTCATCTCAATTGACAGTGACATTTTTACAGAGATGAATGTCTTTGGCTTAACTTTATGTTCGATGTCCACTAGAACACTTCAAAAGCTACGGAATGAG GTTCTATTGAACCAATGGCTTCAGGAGAACTTCGAGTCTGTTATCTCGATGTATGAGGATCGTTTTGAGTTGCACGTCCTGCAGAGAGAACTTTTTGACAATCCAGAACACAAGGAAAGCAGTAACCTTACTTGGTGGAAGAATCTTCCATTCAAAAAGTCGGCAGTTCCATCACTTGTGCCATATGTCCGGATCAGCCAATTTTCCCTTCCAGTAAAACGAATGAAAGAATTAAGAGCCTTAACTGGATG GAGGTACTGCTTCAGCTTGTATCTTGAGTTTTGCGACATCAGCATGCCCTTCTTTCGAGCTGCTTTCACCAAGGTTAGCAATGCTGTATCATTCCTACTTGTTTGTATGATCGGGAGGTCTGTAGGTCTAATATTTAGTGGGATAAGGCAATCCTTAGGTTGGAGGTAG
- the LOC121995990 gene encoding patellin-4-like, which yields MEPTFDGDDDDLEEAAGDPPEDLKPSEKKALIDLREMLEEVILSGDLIKPPPPRHHHEGRHRTRVATEGKEEEQSKEEKGEEEVLDPGGVSLWGIPLLPSKKHEGTDVILLKFLRAQEFKAAEALEMLRRTLRWRREFGLDCAKGVCENDEEAAALAEHLRGAAYIAGRDRDGNPVCYNVYGVFKDREVYRRAVGSAERRQRLLRWRVRLMEQGIEQMSLHSGGSATLLHIIDFKDMLRPGLKELRTATREVVAVLQDNYPEFVAKNIFLNVSFRYYAYHALFSPFITPRTRSKFIFARSSKVTETLLKFISAENIPVQYGGLRRENDEEFSEDNGIASEITLKGGTSSIEIPIVEPGVTVVWDVTVVGWEVDYKEEFIPDDEGSYKILIQKERNLEECVRNSFYISEPGKLVLTITNKTYKKKRVLYRSKSKPTIPLYTLPDPLHPTVQSPSGSRRT from the exons ATGGAACCGACCTTCGACGGCGATGACGACGACCTCGAGGAAGCAGCCGGCGACCCGCCCGAGGACCTCAAGCCCTCCGAGAAGAAGGCCCTGATTGATCTCCGAGAAATGCTGGAGGAAGTCATCCTCAGCGGCGATCTCATCAAGCCCCCTCCCCCTCGGCACCACCACGAGGGCAGGCACCGAACCCGCGTCGCGACCGAGGGCAAGGAGGAGGAGCAGAGTAAGGAAGAGAAGGGGGAGGAGGAAGTGCTGGATCCGGGAGGCGTCTCCCTCTGGGGCATCCCGTTGCTTCCTAGCAAGAAGCACGAGGGCACCGACGTGATCCTCCTCAAGTTCCTCCGGGCCCAAGAGTTCAAGGCCGCCGAGGCGCTGGAGATGCTCCGGAGGACGCTGCGGTGGCGGCGGGAGTTCGGGCTCGACTGCGCGAAAGGTGTTTGCGAGAATGACGAAGAGGCGGCGGCCCTGGCGGAGCACCTCAGGGGCGCGGCCTACATCGCGGGGCGCGACCGGGATGGGAACCCCGTGTGCTACAACGTCTACGGGGTATTCAAGGACCGGGAGGTGTACCGCAGGGCTGTGGGCAGCGCCGAGCGGCGGCAGCGGCTCCTGAGGTGGAGAGTGCGGCTCATGGAGCAGGGGATCGAGCAGATGAGCCTCCACTCCGGGGGCTCTGCCACACTTCTCCACATCATCGACTTCAAGGACATGCTACGGCCGGGGTTGAAGGAGCTTCGCACCGCCACCAGGGAGGTCGTCGCTGTTCTCCAGGACAACTACCCCGAGTTCGTCGCAAAGAAT ATATTCTTGAATGTCTCCTTTCGCTACTATGCTTATCATGCACTATTCTCTCCTTTCATTACACCCAGAACAAGGAGCAAGTTTATATTTGCCCGGTCCTCAAAAGTTACTGAAACACTTCTCAA GTTTATATCTGCAGAGAATATACCAGTGCAGTATGGTGGCCTGAGAAGGGAGAATGATGAAGAATTCTCAGAAGACAATGGAATAGCATCCGAGATTACACTTAAAGGTGGAACCTCCTCTATAGAGATCCCCATAGTTGAG CCGGGGGTCACCGTCGTGTGGGACGTAACAGTTGTGGGATGGGAAGTGGACTACAAGGAGGAGTTCATCCCCGACGATGAAGGCTCCTACAAAATCTTGAttcaaaaggaaagaaaccttGAAGAATGCGTTAGGAACTCTTTCTACATCAGCGAACCAGGGAAGCTGGTGTTGACCATCACAAATAAAACTTACAAGAAGAAGAGAGTCCTTTATAGGTCAAAGAGCAAGCCCACCATCCCCTTGTATACTCTACCAGATCCTCTTCATCCCACTGTCCAATCACCTTCAGGTTCTCGGAGGACCTAG
- the LOC121995988 gene encoding protein G1-like3 — MESTPDVSGGALGGSPSSGGGEVAASSRYESQKRRDWNTFLQYLRSHQPPLGLARCSAAHVLEFLRYLDQFGKTKVHVAGCPFFGIPCPPGPCPCPLRQAWGSLDALVGRLRAAFEENGGRRDDNPFAACAVRIYLREVRAFQSKARGVSYDKKRKKPPPPPPPPPPPAGDMGTPSLST, encoded by the coding sequence ATGGAGTCGACTCCGGACGTCTCCGGCGGAGCTCTCGGCGGCAGCCCGAGCTCCGGCGGCGGGGAGGTGGCGGCGTCGAGCCGGTACGAGTCGCAGAAGCGGCGCGACTGGAACACTTTCCTGCAGTACCTGAGGAGCCACCAGCCGCCGCTGGGGCTGGCGCGGTGCAGCGCGGCGCACGTGCTGGAGTTCCTCCGGTACCTGGACCAGTTCGGGAAGACGAAGGTGCACGTGGCGGGCTGCCCGTTCTTCGGCATCCCCTGCCCGCCCGGCCCCTGCCCCTGCCCGCTCCGCCAGGCGTGGGGCTCCCTCGACGCCCTCGTCGGCCGCCTCCGCGCCGCCTTCGAGGAGAACGGCGGCCGACGCGACGACAACCCCTTCGCCGCCTGCGCCGTCCGCATCTACCTCCGCGAGGTCCGCGCCTTCCAGTCGAAGGCCCGCGGCGTCAGCTACGACAAGAAGCGCAAGAAGCCACCGCCGCCgcccccgccgccgccgccgcccgcTGGGGACATGGGAACACCTTCTTTATCGACGTAA